From a region of the Triticum aestivum cultivar Chinese Spring chromosome 7D, IWGSC CS RefSeq v2.1, whole genome shotgun sequence genome:
- the LOC123167291 gene encoding probable carboxylesterase 15 — MACSLLLRATAPARRLFQAARPTRGEECAAARSRIVLAVPPPAASAPPSPRGSSTRRPAPDRAGQVRSSRPASFSTSTRGEAMADGMEAPHVVEDCRGVLQVLSDGTTVRSAAAPYTVEDRDDGRVEWRDAVYHPAHGLGVRMYRSARREAEGRLPVLAYFHGGGFCIGSRAWPSVHACCLRFAHELPALVLSFDYRLAPEHRLPAAHQDAADALAWLRDRLAPGPADGSGSDGDVQAWLADSGADPGRLFVSGDSAGANIAHHMAARFGAAGLDPVKTAGYVLIMPAFTSEAPTQSELGSRGSAFLSRDVAERYNRLALPAGANKDYPLMNPLGPDSPGLGLVGGRVLVVVGGDDMLKDNQVRYVERMKAAGNDVELALFAGMEHGFFSRDPWSETSGEVVRVVGRFMGRDAADSTGADGQD, encoded by the exons ATGGCCTGCAGCCTGCTCCTGCGAGCGACAGCGCCGGCCCGCCGCCTCTTCCAAGCCGCACGGCCGACGCGTGGAGAAGAATGTGCCGCTGCACGGAGCCGAATCGTCCTCGCCGTCCCGCCGCCCGCCGCGTCCGCGCCGCCGTCACCTCGAGGCTCTAGCACCCGCAGGCCTGCGCCAG ATCGGGCCGGACAAGTCAGATCGAGTCGGCCAGCCAGCTTCTCCACGTCCACGCGCGGGGAAGCGATGGCGGACGGCATGGAGGCGCCACACGTCGTGGAGGACTGCCGCGGCGTGCTGCAGGTGCTCAGCGACGGGACGACCGTGCGCTCCGCCGCGGCGCCGTACACGGTGGAGGACCGCGACGACGGGCGCGTCGAGTGGAGGGACGCCGTGTACCACCCGGCCCACGGCCTCGGCGTGCGCATGTACAGGTCGGCGCGACGGGAAGCGGAGGGACGGCTGCCGGTGCTGGCCTACTTCCACGGCGGCGGCTTCTGCATCGGCAGCCGCGCCTGGCCCTCCGTGCACGCCTGCTGCCTCCGCTTCGCCCACGAGCTCCCCGCCCTCGTGCTCTCCTTCGACTACCGCCTCGCGCCCGAGCACCGCCTCCCGGCCGCCCACCAGGACGCCGCCGACGCCCTCGCCTGGCTCCGCGACCGCCTCGCCCCCGGCCCTGCTGATGGATCTGGGTCAGACGGGGACGTCCAAGCCTGGCTCGCCGACTCCGGCGCCGACCCGGGCAGGCTCTTCGTGTCGGGCGACTCCGCCGGCGCCAACATCGCGCACCACATGGCCGCGCGGTTCGGCGCGGCGGGGCTCGACCCCGTGAAGACAGCCGGGTACGTCCTCATCATGCCGGCGTTCACCTCGGAGGCGCCGACGCAGTCCGAGCTGGGCTCGCGGGGCAGCGCGTTCCTGAGCCGGGACGTGGCCGAGCGGTACAACCGGCTCGCCCTGCCGGCCGGCGCCAACAAGGACTACCCGCTGATGAACCCGCTCGGGCCGGACAGCCCGGGCCTGGGACTCGTGGGCGGCCGCGTGCTCGTCGTCGTCGGCGGCGACGACATGCTCAAGGACAACCAGGTCCGGTACGTGGAGCGGATGAAGGCCGCGGGGAACGACGTCGAGCTCGCACTGTTCGCGGGCATGGAGCACGGCTTCTTTTCCAGGGACCCATGGTCGGAGACCAGCGGCGAGGTCGTGCGAGTCGTCGGCCGGTTCATGGGCAGAGACGCAGCCGATTCAACCGGCGCCGACGGTCAGGACTAA
- the LOC123165328 gene encoding geranylgeranyl transferase type-2 subunit alpha 1 yields MGRAYVQKRITHCRRNSSLLEIQLPPTPSRHRRSNEMHGQPRRPKQPEDDAAAAAKAAKLRELQVQVLHNHHTCTYTEEALGLSFKLLEINPEAYTAWNYRKLALQHNLKELSDPEAIKSSVDAELRVVELALRQNPKSYGAWYHRKWLLNQKLAPVDFKREYGLLDKLLKVDARNFHGWNYRRFLAKFMGVPEEKELQYTMDKISENFSNYSAWHNRSILLSNLLIQRSEGFESKEKIFSEEFELVIQALFTDPGDQSGWFYHLWLLAQTSTPDNPQLISSWPSNGAKLSLFPTRKNGDQNMVSSPSSICCYSLKEGIIPIVLYFNDPVKGLNPSNVKLNSDFVFDKDLQWRPLVITDSGYSNCWATYLEIRNKDCSTSQQFSVEVSIPCSDDIMSRSGSHCNCPVHFTFTVELGNNNDEAHDIDLFHDPISWSSSESFQSHGKPSCVAFDQLNITSALVQEESRWNLDRLSDEIDLFRDLPDENSKFAKLTLARLLLACAAIKSRGSSLIERKGYCEEALGFFSDLINLDPSHKRYYEDERSLVLMDQLTCDMETFMKYCSVQVRSNSATLNHVQLCRLSLTRIGFTERMLWVQMLDLSHNKLRSIEGLEALQQLVCLNISNNQISSFTSLEPLTKIVSLKALDLSFNEIGAHPIDTTRYMCSSPFSHKVERCEAFVECRKKSVNVEEFWDAILFFKSVNLVQLDIKGNAVADKDSFVTVVTTLSPSLKWLDGTCIH; encoded by the exons ATGGGAAGGGCGTATGTGCAAAAACGGATTACCCACTGTAGGAGAAACTCTTCTCTGCTCGAGATCCAACTCCCCCCGACCCCCAGCCGTCACCGGAGAAGCAACGAGATGCACGGCCAGCCTCGCCGGCCGAAGCAGCCGGAGgatgacgcggcggcggcggcgaaggccgCCAAGCTCCGGGAGCTCCAGGTCCAGGTCCTCCACAACCACCACACCTGCAC GTACACCGAGGAGGCGCTTGGGCTGAGCTTCAAGCTTCTCGAGATAAACCCGGAGGCCTACACGGCGTGGAACTACAGGAAGCTCGCGCTGCAGCACAACCTCAAGGAGCTTTCTGATCCAGAGGCCATCAAGTCTTCCGTCGATGCCGAGCTCAGAGTG GTGGAGCTTGCTCTGAGGCAGAACCCAAAGTCCTATGGAGCGTGGTATCATCGCAAGTGGTTGTTAAATCAAAAGCTTGCCCCTGTGGATTTCAAGCGTGAATATGGCCTCTTGGATAAGCTATTAAAGGTGGATGCGAGGAATTTCCACGGATGGAATTACCGCAG GTTCCTTGCAAAATTTATGGGGGTGCCAGAAGAGAAAGAGCTTCAGTACACAATGGATAAGATCAGTGAGAATTTCAGTAATTACTCAGCATGGCATAATCGTAG TATACTTCTGTCCAATCTGCTAATCCAACGAAGTGAAGGTTTTGAGTCAAAGGAGAAGATCTTCTCAGAGGAGTTTGAACTTGTAATTCAGGCACTGTTTACAGACCCTGGTGACCAAAGTGGATGGTTCTATCACCTCTGGCTTTTAGCTCAGACATCTACCCCTGATAACCCACAGCTGATTTCATCTTGGCCTTCTAATGGTGCAAAGCTCAGTTTATTTCCGACCAGGAAAAATGGGGACCAGAACATGGTGTCTTCCCCGAGCTCCATTTGTTGTTActctctgaaggaagggattataCCCATTGTGCTTTATTTCAATGATCCCGTCAAAGGATTAAATCCATCAAATGTGAAGTTAAATTCTGATTTTGTGTTTGATAAGGATCTTCAGTGGAGACCCCTCGTGATAACCGACTCCGGTTATTCTAATTGTTGGGCCACATATCTTGAAATTAGAAACAAAGATTGTAGCACTTCACAGCAATTTTCTGTTGAAGTAAGCATACCCTGCTCAGATGATATCATGTCAAGAAGTGGCTCTCACTGCAATTGCCCTGTACATTTTACATTTACCGTTGAACTGGGCAACAATAATGATGAAGCACATGATATCGATTTGTTTCATGACCCAATCTCCTGGAGTAGCTCAGAATCATTCCAGTCTCATGGGAAACCCAGTTGTGTCGCTTTTGATCAGCTAAATATCACCAGTGCCTTGGTTCAAGAGGAGTCAAGATGGAATTTGGATAGACTATCTGATGAAATCGACCTTTTCAGAGATTTACCTGATGAGAATAG TAAATTTGCCAAATTGACACTAGCACGGCTATTGCTTGCTTGCGCTGCAATAAAGTCCCGCGGAAGTTCTTTGATTGAAAGGAAGGGATATTGCGAAGAGGCGCTAGGGTTCTTCAGTGACTTGATTAATTTGGATCCTTCTCATAAAAGATATTATGAAGATGAGCGGAGCTTAGTCCTAATGGATCAG CTAACATGTGACATGGAGACTTTCATGAAGTACTGTTCAGTCCAAGTTAGATCAAATTCAGCTACATTAAACCATGTGCAACTTTGCAGATTGTCTTTAACACGCATTGGATTTACTGAACGCATGTTGTGGGTTCAAATGCTGGACCTAAGCCATAATAAGCTCAGATCCATTGAAG GTTTGGAGGCCTTGCAGCAGCTTGTGTGCCTGAACATCAGCAACAACCAGATCAGCAGTTTCACGTCACTCGAACCCCTGACCAAGATAGTTTCCTTGAAAGCGTTGGATTTGTCTTTCAATGAGATTGGAGCTCACCCGATCGACACGACACGGTACATGTGTTCATCCCCGTTTTCACACAAAGTCGAACGGTGTGAAGCCTTCGTGGAGTGCCGAAAGAAAAGCGTCAACGTGGAGGAGTTCTGGGACGCCATACTCTTCTTCAAATCCGTGAACCTGGTGCAGCTTGACATCAAGGGAAATGCGGTCGCCGACAAGGATAGCTTCGTGACTGTTGTGACGACGCTCAGCCCTTCTCTGAAGTGGCTTGACGGCACATGTATCCATTAG
- the LOC123167294 gene encoding uncharacterized protein — protein MPCSLVGTFRSEPTARGAFRSVTAAHGHAARGRLLHGPRRGAADRAIQGQDAQGRLANGAQQSAAQQFRFWQDIPILVMVSMLAYFCFLELLLVTDLQSRAIAVSLPFSCVLGLLSSLIASTMVTKSYLWAYSSFQHVIVILFAYIFYNVLRVNAVLAVLLSSFTGFGIAISTNSLLVECMRWRSRRRSQRLAQGQPQPGNEGQHPGSGSNATSENSGDTQQQGQPPQSGVHIV, from the exons ATGCCCTGCTCGCTGGTGGGCACGTTCCGCAGCGAACCCACCGCCCGCGGGGCCTTCCGTTCGGTGACAGCGGCGCACGGGCACGCCGCACGCGGTAGGCTCCTCCATGGACCGCGCCGAGGGGCCGCCGATCGCGCG ATACAAGGCCAGGATGCACAGGGGCGACTAGCAAATGGTGCTCAGCAAAGTGCAGCTCAACAGTTCAG ATTTTGGCAGGACATTCCAATTTTAGTGATGGTTAGCATGCTTGCGTACTTCTGTTTCTTGGAACTACTTCTG GTTACTGATTTGCAATCACGCGCGATTGCAGTTTCATTGCCTTTCTCGTGTGTGTTGGGCCTCCTTTCTTCTTTGATAGCATCCACTATGG TGACCAAAAGCTACCTATGGGCCTATTCATCCTTCCAGCATGTTATTGTGATCCTGTTTGCGTATATCTTTTACAACGTG CTAAGAGTGAATGCAGTCCTGGCGGTCCTACTCTCGTCGTTCACTGGGTTCGGGATCGCTATCAGTACGAACTCACTGCTAGTGGAGTGCATGAGGTGGAGATCCAGGAGGAGGAGCCAACGGTTGGCTCAGGGTCAACCTCAGCCCGGGAATGAAGGTCAGCATCCAGGATCCGGGAGTAACGCTACGAGCGAAAACTCTGGTGATACGCAGCAACAGGGGCAGCCTCCACAATCCGGTGTTCACATCGTCTGA
- the LOC123167292 gene encoding probable 3-hydroxyisobutyrate dehydrogenase, mitochondrial, giving the protein MGGVGWRRLGSKLRQRWGWESRLRARGFSSAPAAPPPPHMESVGFIGLGNMGSHMARNLVRAGYRVSVHDINEDAMNKFSDDGIPTKRSPLEVSESSDVVITMLPSSAHVLDVYSGGNGLLGNGGHLGPWLYIDSSTVDPQTSRTISTDMSRCSLKERKGYAEKPMMLDAPVSGGVPAAEAGTLTFMVGGLEETYIAAKPLLLAMGKKLIYCGGAGNGSAAKICNNTAMAISMLGVSEAFALGQNLGIKASTLTDIFNCSSARCWSSDTYNPVPGVMAGVPSARNYDGGFTSKLMAKDLDLAMASASGVGFKCPMGSEALDIYRKLCDEGCEFKDFSCAFRHFYTGKDEK; this is encoded by the exons ATGGGTGGTGTTGGATGGAGGAGACTTGGCTCCAAGCTGCGGCAGAGATGGGGCTGGGAGAGCCGCCTCCGCGCCCGGGGCTTCTCTTCCGCTCCTGCCGCTCCACCTCCACCCCACATGGAG AGTGTTGGATTCATAGGGCTTGGAAACATGGGCTCCCACATGGCAAGGAACCTGGTGAGGGCTGGATACAGAGTGTCAGTTCATGATAT CAATGAGGATGCCATGAACAAGTTCTCGGACGATGGAATTCCCACGAAACGGTCGCCGCTTGAAGTGTCCGAGTCGAGCGATGTCGTAATCACCATGCTACCTTCCTCTGCACAT GTCTTAGATGTATACAGTGGAGGGAACGGCTTGCTCGGTAATGGGGGGCACCTTGGACCGTGGTTATACATAGATTCATCTACAGTTGATCCTCAGACATCAAGAACGATATCTACGGACATGTCAAGATGCAGTTTAAAGGAAAGGAAAG GTTACGCCGAAAAACCGATGATGCTGGATGCTCCTGTCTCCGGAGGTGTTCCTGCCGCAGAAGCTGGGACACTGACTTTCATG GTGGGTGGTTTAGAAGAAACATACATAGCAGCAAAGCCGTTACTTCTCGCAATGGGCAAAAAGCTGATCTACTGCGGCGGGGCTGGAAATGGCTCG GCTGCAAAGATTTGTAACAATACGGCCATGGCTATCAGCATGCTTGGAGTCTCTGAGGCCTTTGCTCTTGGTCAGAATCTTGGGATCAAAGCAAGCACTCTCACAGATATATTCAATTGCTCTAGCGCCCGATGCTGGAGTAG TGACACATATAACCCAGTTCCTGGGGTAATGGCGGGAGTGCCATCGGCGAGGAATTATGATGGTGGTTTCACCTCCAAACTAATG GCTAAAGATTTGGATTTGGCCATGGCCTCTGCATCTGGAGTTGGCTTCAAATGTCCCATGGGTTCTGAAGCACTTGACAT TTACCGGAAGTTATGTGACGAGGGCTGTGAATTCAAGGACTTTTCATGCGCGTTTCGCCACTTTTACACGGGGAAGGATGAGAAGTGA
- the LOC123165926 gene encoding uncharacterized protein: protein MEGPSDGQLIPSTAGDPHLNSSAAPMDATSSGSQHVATLRKLLFRRMLVGVNDGRYFLGLFHCVDKQGNIILQDAVEYRSARRSSPSAPKEERCLGLILIPASCRSSCHVDCFIEEQMALLSLCK from the coding sequence ATGGAAGGACCGTCTGACGGCCAACTGATCCCCTCCACCGCAGGAGACCCTCACCTCAACAGCTCGGCCGCGCCCATGGACGCCACCAGCAGCGGCTCGCAGCACGTCGCGACGCTGCGGAAGCTGCTGTTCCGGAGGATGCTGGTCGGGGTGAACGACGGCCGCTACTTCCTGGGGCTGTTCCACTGCGTCGACAAGCAGGGGAACATAATCCTGCAGGACGCGGTGGAGTACCGCAGCGCGCGCCGCTCATCCCCGTCGGCGCCGAAGGAGGAGCGGTGCCTCGGGCTCATCCTGATCCCGGCGTCCTGCCGCTCGTCCTGCCATGTCGACTGCTTCATCGAAGAGCAGATGGCCCTGCTGTCCCTGTGCAAGTGA
- the LOC123167295 gene encoding uncharacterized protein isoform X1: MDRADGPPPPRSGDRAVQDQDDTAQSAQGNNSRRPNLSLQIPTRTLDNHLPTSTRINISASPSSTRAGLPPRPNSARPKSSIKQQSFRLRSSAQEGDRTILLLPGTASEGSQDNTTQPGSFSFRKVINSLSAKHTYSLPVTPVGTSDKASPPGIQIVDHPTTSKQEVQAQIRRSLSVPGNRKNRSLRRADSLGVIRVIPATPRPVPADTIAPTDVIEETVDGPEDGGEDIPEEEAVCRICFVELNEGGETLKMECSCKGELALAHQDCAVKWFSIKGNKICDVCRQEVKNLPVTLLRIPTQTVTRRLANGAQQRAAQQYRFWQDIPILVMVSMLAYFCFLEQLLVTDLQSRALAISLPFSCVLGLLSSMIASTMVTKSYLWAYASFQFAIVILFAHIFYNVLRVNAVLAVLLSSFTGFGIAISTNSLLVECMRWRSRRRSQRLAQGQPQPGNEGQHPGSGSNATSENSGDRQQQGQPPQSGVHIV; the protein is encoded by the exons ATGGACCGCGCCGACGggccgccgccgccacgctccggcgACCGCGCG GTACAGGACCAGGATGACACTGCCCAAAGTGCACAGGGCAACAATTCGCGAAGGCCAAACCTTTCTTTGCAAATACCAACCAGGACCTTGGATAACCATTTGCCTACTTCAACGAGGATTAATATATCCGCTAGCCCCAGTTCAACAAGAGCTGGATTGCCACCAAGGCCTAATTCAGCTAGACCAAAATCATCGATCAAGCAGCAGAGTTTCAGGTTAAGGAGTTCAGCACAGGAAGGTGACCGGACAATCCTCCTACTTCCTGGGACGGCGTCGGAAGGGTCACAAGATAATACAACTCAACCAGGATCTTTCTCTTTTAGAAAGGTCATTAACTCGTTATCGGCAAAACATACCTATTCTTTGCCAGTCACACCTGTTGGAACCTCTGATAAAGCTTCTCCTCCGGGAATTCAGATAGTCGACCACCCAACTACATCC AAACAAGAAGTTCAAGCACAAATTAGGCGATCACTTTCAGTACCAGGAAATCGCAAAAACAGGAGTTTGAGGAGAGCAGATTCATTGGGTGTCATCCGTGTGATTCCAGCAACTCCGCGACCTGTTCCAGCTGATACCATTGCACCAACTGATGTCATTGAAGAAACAGTTGACG GTCCTGAAGACGGAGGTGAAGATATTCCTGAAGAAGAGGCAGTCTGCAGAATTTGTTTTGTTGAACTCAACGAAGGCGGGGAAACACTTAAAATGGAGTGTAGCTGCAAAGGAGAGCTTGCCCTCGCGCACCAAGATTGTGCTGTCAAATGGTTTAGCATCAAGGGTAACAAGATATGTGATGTCTGCAGACAAGAAGTTAAGAATCTGCCTGTGACTCTGTTGAGAATTCCGACTCAAACCGTTACCAGGCGACTAGCAAATGGTGCTCAGCAAAGAGCAGCTCAACAGTACAG ATTTTGGCAGGACATTCCAATTTTAGTGATGGTTAGCATGCTTGCATACTTCTGTTTCTTGGAACAACTTCTG GTTACTGATTTGCAGTCACGTGCACTGGCAATTTCATTGCCTTTCTCATGTGTGTTGGGCCTCCTTTCTTCCATGATAGCATCCACTATGG TGACCAAGAGCTACCTATGGGCCTATGCATCCTTCCAGTTTGCTATCGTGATCCTGTTTGCACATATCTTTTACAACGTG CTAAGAGTGAATGCAGTCCTTGCGGTCCTACTGTCATCATTCACCGGGTTCGGGATCGCTATCAGTACGAACTCACTGCTAGTTGAGTGCATGAGGTGGAGATCCAGGAGGAGGAGCCAACGGTTGGCTCAGGGTCAACCTCAGCCCGGGAATGAAGGTCAGCATCCAGGATCCGGGAGTAACGCTACGAGCGAAAACTCTGGTGATAGGCAGCAACAGGGGCAGCCTCCACAATCCGGTGTTCACATCGTCTGA
- the LOC123167295 gene encoding uncharacterized protein isoform X2 produces the protein MDRADGPPPPRSGDRADQDDTAQSAQGNNSRRPNLSLQIPTRTLDNHLPTSTRINISASPSSTRAGLPPRPNSARPKSSIKQQSFRLRSSAQEGDRTILLLPGTASEGSQDNTTQPGSFSFRKVINSLSAKHTYSLPVTPVGTSDKASPPGIQIVDHPTTSKQEVQAQIRRSLSVPGNRKNRSLRRADSLGVIRVIPATPRPVPADTIAPTDVIEETVDGPEDGGEDIPEEEAVCRICFVELNEGGETLKMECSCKGELALAHQDCAVKWFSIKGNKICDVCRQEVKNLPVTLLRIPTQTVTRRLANGAQQRAAQQYRFWQDIPILVMVSMLAYFCFLEQLLVTDLQSRALAISLPFSCVLGLLSSMIASTMVTKSYLWAYASFQFAIVILFAHIFYNVLRVNAVLAVLLSSFTGFGIAISTNSLLVECMRWRSRRRSQRLAQGQPQPGNEGQHPGSGSNATSENSGDRQQQGQPPQSGVHIV, from the exons ATGGACCGCGCCGACGggccgccgccgccacgctccggcgACCGCGCG GACCAGGATGACACTGCCCAAAGTGCACAGGGCAACAATTCGCGAAGGCCAAACCTTTCTTTGCAAATACCAACCAGGACCTTGGATAACCATTTGCCTACTTCAACGAGGATTAATATATCCGCTAGCCCCAGTTCAACAAGAGCTGGATTGCCACCAAGGCCTAATTCAGCTAGACCAAAATCATCGATCAAGCAGCAGAGTTTCAGGTTAAGGAGTTCAGCACAGGAAGGTGACCGGACAATCCTCCTACTTCCTGGGACGGCGTCGGAAGGGTCACAAGATAATACAACTCAACCAGGATCTTTCTCTTTTAGAAAGGTCATTAACTCGTTATCGGCAAAACATACCTATTCTTTGCCAGTCACACCTGTTGGAACCTCTGATAAAGCTTCTCCTCCGGGAATTCAGATAGTCGACCACCCAACTACATCC AAACAAGAAGTTCAAGCACAAATTAGGCGATCACTTTCAGTACCAGGAAATCGCAAAAACAGGAGTTTGAGGAGAGCAGATTCATTGGGTGTCATCCGTGTGATTCCAGCAACTCCGCGACCTGTTCCAGCTGATACCATTGCACCAACTGATGTCATTGAAGAAACAGTTGACG GTCCTGAAGACGGAGGTGAAGATATTCCTGAAGAAGAGGCAGTCTGCAGAATTTGTTTTGTTGAACTCAACGAAGGCGGGGAAACACTTAAAATGGAGTGTAGCTGCAAAGGAGAGCTTGCCCTCGCGCACCAAGATTGTGCTGTCAAATGGTTTAGCATCAAGGGTAACAAGATATGTGATGTCTGCAGACAAGAAGTTAAGAATCTGCCTGTGACTCTGTTGAGAATTCCGACTCAAACCGTTACCAGGCGACTAGCAAATGGTGCTCAGCAAAGAGCAGCTCAACAGTACAG ATTTTGGCAGGACATTCCAATTTTAGTGATGGTTAGCATGCTTGCATACTTCTGTTTCTTGGAACAACTTCTG GTTACTGATTTGCAGTCACGTGCACTGGCAATTTCATTGCCTTTCTCATGTGTGTTGGGCCTCCTTTCTTCCATGATAGCATCCACTATGG TGACCAAGAGCTACCTATGGGCCTATGCATCCTTCCAGTTTGCTATCGTGATCCTGTTTGCACATATCTTTTACAACGTG CTAAGAGTGAATGCAGTCCTTGCGGTCCTACTGTCATCATTCACCGGGTTCGGGATCGCTATCAGTACGAACTCACTGCTAGTTGAGTGCATGAGGTGGAGATCCAGGAGGAGGAGCCAACGGTTGGCTCAGGGTCAACCTCAGCCCGGGAATGAAGGTCAGCATCCAGGATCCGGGAGTAACGCTACGAGCGAAAACTCTGGTGATAGGCAGCAACAGGGGCAGCCTCCACAATCCGGTGTTCACATCGTCTGA